A window from Plectropomus leopardus isolate mb chromosome 3, YSFRI_Pleo_2.0, whole genome shotgun sequence encodes these proteins:
- the LOC121941243 gene encoding dimethylaniline monooxygenase [N-oxide-forming] 2-like produces the protein MVRRVAVVGAGSSGLVCTKICVDEGLEPVCFESSGDIGGLWNFKESPEPERSSIYRSLVVNTSKEMMCFSDFPMPADYPNYMHNSQLLQYFRLYADHFDLLKYINFQTKVRSVKQRPDFSLSGQWDVVTMNRDGEEERHIFDAVLVCTGHYTHPALPLSDFTGYETFSGRCFHSWEYKDADACRGQRVVVVGIGNSGGDIAVEISRSAEKTFLSTRHGSWVIGRMSRNGLPLDMTHITRLTSLLIWLLPKNLVNWAAERELNYKYDHRLYGLKPRHRLWEKRPLINDDLPGRILQGALVMKPNLKEFKDSGVVFEDGTVEEDIDTVVFCTGYNCTFSFLPPGLTEGPKGELTLYKTLFPPSLSQPTLAVMGLIQAKGPIFPIVEMQARWAVKVFTGSSRLPPKEKMLEVIESEKKENMKSCPCPRKAALQVDYIPYLDFMAKEVGVRPNFLRLLLTDPVLWTKVFFGPCTPYQYRLTGPGRWAGARQAILTQWERVAQPFRTRAVPEPESRPSVLMSPWLLTFGGAVTLAVLLSKETIPVLQGAAQILDRCKIFLRNSWFTGQ, from the exons ATGGTTCGACGTGTGGCAGTGGTTGGAGCAGGCAGCTCTGGTCTGGTCTGTACCAAGATCTGTGTCGACGAGGGCCTGGAGCCTGTCTGCTTTGAGAGCAGTGGCGATATTGGCGGCCTGTGGAATTTTAAG GAGTCACCTGAGCCCGAGCGATCCAGCATCTATCGCTCCTTAGTGGTCAACACCTCCAAAGAGATGATGTGTTTCAGTGATTTCCCCATGCCAGCTGACTATCCAAACTACATGCACAactcacagctgctgcagtaCTTCAGGCTCTATGCTGACCACTTTGACTTGCTCaaatacattaattttcag ACCAAAGTAAGGAGCGTCAAACAAAGGCCGGATTTCTCTCTGTCTGGTCAGTGGGACGTAGTGACCATGAACagggatggagaggaggagagacacaTCTTTGATGCAGTTCTGGTGTGCACAGGCCACTACACCCATCCAGCCTTACcactgtcagattttacag GATATGAGACATTTTCTGGCAGGTGTTTTCACAGCTGGGAATATAAAGATGCAGATGCCTGCAGAGGGCAGAGAGTGGTGGTGGTTGGCATTGGCAATTCTGGAGGCGATATTGCAGTTGAGATTAGCCGATCTGCAGAGAag ACATTTCTCAGCACACGCCACGGCTCCTGGGTTATTGGCAGAATGTCCAGAAATGGTCTTCCCCTGGACATGACCCATATCACCAGGCTCACCAGCCTCCTCATATGGCTTCTTCCCAAAAATCTGGTCAACtgggcagcagagagagagctgaACTACAAATATGACCACAGACTTTATGGCCTGAAGCCCAGACACAG ACTGTGGGAGAAAAGGCCCTTGATTAATGATGACCTTCCTGGTCGAATCCTTCAGGGAGCACTAGTAATGAAACCCAATCTGAAAGAATTCAAGGACTCTGGAGTTGTATTTGAAGATGGCACCGTGGAGGAGGACATTGACACTGTGGTCTTCTGTACAGGTTATAATTGTACCTTCTCATTCCTGCCTCCAGGTCTAACTGAGGGGCCTAAAGGAGAGCTTACATTGTACAA gaCACTGTTTCCTCCTTCTCTATCACAGCCCACTCTGGCTGTCATGGGTCTTATCCAGGCAAAAGGACCAATCTTTCCCATTGTGGAGATGCAGGCACGGTGGGCTGTGAAAGTCTTTACTG GTTCGAGCCGTCTTCCACCTAAAGAGAAAATGCTGGAAGTCATTGAATctgagaaaaaggaaaacatgaagAG ctgtCCCTGCCCGCGAAAGGCGGCTCTCCAGGTAGATTATATCCCATACCTGGATTTCATGGCTAAGGAG GTCGGGGTTCGACCAAACTTCCTGAGACTACTCCTGACAGATCCTGTGCTCTGGACGAAGGTTTTCTTTGGTCCCTGCACTCCATACCAGTATCGTCTCACTGGGCCTGGACGTTGGGCCGGAGCCCGTCAGGCTATCCTCACCCAGTGGGAGCGAGTCGCTCAGCCGTTCAGAACCAGAGCGGTACCAGAACCAGAGAGCAGGCCGTCTGTCCTCATGTCTCCCTGGCTTCTCACATTTGGAGGAGCTGTGACATTGGCCGTCCTTCTGTCTAAGGAGACGATTCCAGTGCTGCAGGGTGCAGCTCAGATCCTGGACAGGTGTAAGATTTTCCTCAGGAACTCCTGGTTTACTGGTCAGTGA
- the LOC121937726 gene encoding flavin-containing monooxygenase 5-like isoform X2: MVQKVAVIGAGVSGLTSIKACLDEGLEPTCFESSHDIGGLWRFKEKPEPGRANIYQAVVINSSKETMSFSDFPPPAEFPNNMHHSQVLLYIRLYAQAFHLLKHIHFETSVVSVRQTSDFVATGRWEVETKRTDGQRETHVFDAVMVCTGHYTQPHLPLSDFPGIDSFEGKYFHSWDYRNAEGLQGKRVVVIGIGNCGGDIAVDASRVAEQVYLSTRRGAWVVGRVGLGGIPVDLIGNSRMDVMIKKVFPLWISRMVEKQLDKTLDHRLYGLKPKHGFFGQIPVVNDDLPGRIISGRVQVKPNVKEFCGSSVIFVDGSIIDKVDVVVFATGYNYSFPFLPPALQAKSSYRLRLYKHVFSPALAQPTLAVVGFIHALGAVSPLAEMQARWATRVFKGLSTLPSEETMMKEIEKDSVAMHQKFVCSERNPLQVEYIPYLDSLAEQVGARPNVLWLFLKDPKLALQVLLGPFTPYQYRLTGPNQWAGARQAILTQWERVFQPFRTRVVPEPETRRSSGRSVIVVLSGVALLGCLCYNKQSLCSFFTPLAYFRSPQ; the protein is encoded by the exons ATGGTTCAGAAGGTGGCAGTGATCGGTGCAGGGGTTTCTGGTCTGACCAGCATCAAGGCCTGTTTGGATGAAGGTTTGGAGCCCACCTGCTTTGAGAGCAGCCATGATATTGGAGGTCTGTGGAGATTTAAG GAGAAGCCAGAGCCTGGACGTGCAAACATCTATCAGGCGGTGGTCATTAACAGCTCCAAAGAGACGATGTCTTTCAGTGACTTCCCTCCTCCAGCTGAGTTCCCCAACAACATGCATCACTCTCAGGTGCTGCTGTATATACGCCTCTACGCTCAGGCCTTCCACCTCCTGAAGCACATACACTTTGAG actaGCGTGGTCAGCGTGAGGCAGACCTCAGATTTTGTAGCGACAGGTCGGTGGGAGGTGGAGACCAAGAGGACAGACGGTCAGAGGGAGACTCATGTTTTTGATGCAGTGATGGTTTGTACGGGACACTACACCCAGCCTCACCTGCCACTCAGTGACTTCCCAG gTATTGACAGCTTTGAAGGCAAATATTTCCACAGTTGGGATTATCGCAATGCTGAGGGTCTGCAGGGAAAACGAGTGGTGGTTATCGGGATTGGGAACTGTGGAGGTGATATTGCTGTGGATGCCAGTAGAGTTGCTGAGCAG GTTTACCTCAGTACCAGGAGAGGAGCGTGGGTTGTTGGCCGTGTAGGACTGGGGGGAATCCCAGTTGACCTTATTGGGAATTCTCGCATGGATGTGATGATTAAGAAAGTCTTCCCCTTGTGGATAAGCAGGATGGTGGAGAAGCAGCTGGACAAAACTTtggaccacagactgtatggtCTGAAACCAAAACATGG gttttttggGCAGATCCCTGTTGTGAATGATGACCTACCAGGTCGGATCATCTCAGGTCGCGTTCAGGTGAAACCAAACGTGAAGGAGTTCTGTGGATCCAGTGTGATTTTTGTTGATGGGAGCATCATAGACAAG GTGGATGTAGTGGTGTTTGCCACAGGCTACAACTACAGCTTCCCCTTCCTGCCTCCTGCTCTGCAAGCTAAATCCAGTTACAGGCTGCGTCTCTACAAGCATGTGTTCTCTCCTGCTCTGGCGCAGCCCACGCTGGCAGTGGTGGGCTTCATCCACGCTCTCGGGGCGGTCAGCCCTCTGGCTGAGATGCAGGCCCGCTGGGCTACTAGAGTGTTTAAAG GCTTATCAACCCTCCCCTCCGAAGAGACCATGATGAAGGAAATCGAAAAGGATTCAGTAGCGATGCATCAGAA GTTTGTCTGCTCAGAGCGTAACCCCCTCCAGGTGGAATACATCCCCTACCTGGACTCTTTGGCAGAGCAGGTGGGGGCTCGACCAAACGTACTGTGGCTCTTCCTGAAAGACCCCAAACTGGCACTGCAGGTGTTGCTGGGCCCCTTTACTCCTTATCAATACCGTCTGACTGGACCGAACCAGTGGGCCGGAGCCCGTCAGGCCATTCTCACTCAGTGGGAGCGGGTGTTTCAGCCTTTCAGAACCAGAGTAGTACCAGAACCAGAGACCAGACGCTCCTCCGGACGGAGTGTTATAGTGGTTTTATCAGGTGTTGCACTACTGGGCTGCCTCTGCTACAACAAACAatctctctgctctttctttactcctctgGCATACTTCAGATCTCCTCAGTGA
- the LOC121939232 gene encoding flavin-containing monooxygenase 5-like, whose protein sequence is MALRVAVVGGGGSGLTCIKSCLDEGLEPVCFESSDDIGGLWRFKENPEPDRASIYHSVIINSSKEMMSFSDFPVPGHFPNYMHNSLVMEYFRMYADHFRLTKHIHFNTKVLQIKRRSDFSHSGQWDVETENKEGKKEKHIFDAVMICIGHHCQPNLPLHDFPGIDTFKGKYFHSRDYKTPEEWRDKKVVVLGIGNSGGDIAVELSRFTKQLYLSTRRGAWVANRVSDNGLPRDMLNDRMTQLIRRNLPFRLICSMAEKKVNQRFDHSLYNLKPKHRLFSQHPTVNDELPNRILSGTVQVKPNVRRFQGSSVEFDDGSVEEDVDLVVFATGYRFSFPFLASQVVSVCENKASLYKNVFPLELERPTLAIIGLVQPLGSTLPVSEMQARWATRVFKDIIKLPTAATMLKDVQSKQEAMAKR, encoded by the exons ATGGCTCTTCGTGTGGCTGTGGTTGGAGGAGGCGGTTCAGGTCTGACCTGTATCAAGTCCTGTCTGGATGAGGGTCTGGAGCCTGTCTGCTTCGAGAGCAGCGATGACATTGGAGGTCTGTGGAGGTTTAAG GAGAATCCAGAGCCAGACAGGGCGAGCATCTACCACTCTGTCATCATCAATTCCTCCAAGGAGATGATGTCTTTCAGTGATTTTCCCGTCCCTGGACACTTCCCAAACTACATGCACAACTCCCTCGTCATGGAATACTTTCGGATGTACGCTGACCACTTCCGGCTCACCAAGCACATACACTTCAAT ACCAAAGTTTTGCAGATCAAGCGGAGATCAGATTTTTCTCATTCAGGCCAGTGGGATGTTGAGACCGAGAACAAGGAGGGCAAAAaggagaaacacatttttgatgcAGTGATGATCTGTATTGGACATCACTGCCAGCCCAACCTGCCACTGCATGACTTCCCAG GAATTGACACTTTTAAGGGAAAGTACTTCCACAGCAGAGACTACAAGACTCCTGAGGAGTGGAGGGATAAAAAGGTTGTAGTGCTTGGAATAGGAAACTCTGGAGGAGACATCGCAGTGGAGCTGAGCAGATTCACAAAGCAG ctGTATCTAAGCACTCGGAGGGGAGCCTGGGTCGCAAATCGAGTGTCAGACAACGGTCTTCCCCGTGATATGCTCAATGACAGGATGACTCAATTAATACGCCGAAACCTTCCCTTCAGACTGATCTGCAGCATGGCGGAGAAAAAAGTCAACCAAAGATTTGATCACAGTCTGTACAACTTGAAGCCAAAGCACAG GTTGTTCAGCCAACATCCCACAGTGAATGATGAGCTTCCCAACCGCATCCTGTCTGGAACAGTTCAGGTGAAACCCAACGTCCGCAGGTTTCAGGGCTCCAGCGTGGAGTTTGATGACGGAAGTGTCGAGGAAGATGTCGACTTGGTG GTGTTTGCCACAGGTTACAGGTTTTCCTTCCCATTCCTGGCCTCTCAAGTGGTCTCAGTGTGTGAGAACAAAGCGTCGCTGTACAAGAATGTGTTTCCTCTGGAGTTGGAGCGCCCCACTCTGGCTATCATTGGTCTCGTGCAGCCGCTGGGATCCACTTTGCCAGTCTCTGAGATGCAGGCTAGATGGGCCACACGTGTCtttaaag ACATCATCAAGCTTCCCACAGCGGCCACCATGCTAAAAGATGTCCAGTCCAAGCAGGAGGCAATGGCCAAAAGGTAG
- the LOC121937726 gene encoding flavin-containing monooxygenase 5-like isoform X1, translated as MIVKGVSALLSSNLDVSSASPFLSSMVQKVAVIGAGVSGLTSIKACLDEGLEPTCFESSHDIGGLWRFKEKPEPGRANIYQAVVINSSKETMSFSDFPPPAEFPNNMHHSQVLLYIRLYAQAFHLLKHIHFETSVVSVRQTSDFVATGRWEVETKRTDGQRETHVFDAVMVCTGHYTQPHLPLSDFPGIDSFEGKYFHSWDYRNAEGLQGKRVVVIGIGNCGGDIAVDASRVAEQVYLSTRRGAWVVGRVGLGGIPVDLIGNSRMDVMIKKVFPLWISRMVEKQLDKTLDHRLYGLKPKHGFFGQIPVVNDDLPGRIISGRVQVKPNVKEFCGSSVIFVDGSIIDKVDVVVFATGYNYSFPFLPPALQAKSSYRLRLYKHVFSPALAQPTLAVVGFIHALGAVSPLAEMQARWATRVFKGLSTLPSEETMMKEIEKDSVAMHQKFVCSERNPLQVEYIPYLDSLAEQVGARPNVLWLFLKDPKLALQVLLGPFTPYQYRLTGPNQWAGARQAILTQWERVFQPFRTRVVPEPETRRSSGRSVIVVLSGVALLGCLCYNKQSLCSFFTPLAYFRSPQ; from the exons ATGATAGTAAAGGGTGTTTCTGCATTGTTGAG TTCCAACCTCGACGTCAGTTCAGCGTCCCCGTTTCTCTCCAGCATGGTTCAGAAGGTGGCAGTGATCGGTGCAGGGGTTTCTGGTCTGACCAGCATCAAGGCCTGTTTGGATGAAGGTTTGGAGCCCACCTGCTTTGAGAGCAGCCATGATATTGGAGGTCTGTGGAGATTTAAG GAGAAGCCAGAGCCTGGACGTGCAAACATCTATCAGGCGGTGGTCATTAACAGCTCCAAAGAGACGATGTCTTTCAGTGACTTCCCTCCTCCAGCTGAGTTCCCCAACAACATGCATCACTCTCAGGTGCTGCTGTATATACGCCTCTACGCTCAGGCCTTCCACCTCCTGAAGCACATACACTTTGAG actaGCGTGGTCAGCGTGAGGCAGACCTCAGATTTTGTAGCGACAGGTCGGTGGGAGGTGGAGACCAAGAGGACAGACGGTCAGAGGGAGACTCATGTTTTTGATGCAGTGATGGTTTGTACGGGACACTACACCCAGCCTCACCTGCCACTCAGTGACTTCCCAG gTATTGACAGCTTTGAAGGCAAATATTTCCACAGTTGGGATTATCGCAATGCTGAGGGTCTGCAGGGAAAACGAGTGGTGGTTATCGGGATTGGGAACTGTGGAGGTGATATTGCTGTGGATGCCAGTAGAGTTGCTGAGCAG GTTTACCTCAGTACCAGGAGAGGAGCGTGGGTTGTTGGCCGTGTAGGACTGGGGGGAATCCCAGTTGACCTTATTGGGAATTCTCGCATGGATGTGATGATTAAGAAAGTCTTCCCCTTGTGGATAAGCAGGATGGTGGAGAAGCAGCTGGACAAAACTTtggaccacagactgtatggtCTGAAACCAAAACATGG gttttttggGCAGATCCCTGTTGTGAATGATGACCTACCAGGTCGGATCATCTCAGGTCGCGTTCAGGTGAAACCAAACGTGAAGGAGTTCTGTGGATCCAGTGTGATTTTTGTTGATGGGAGCATCATAGACAAG GTGGATGTAGTGGTGTTTGCCACAGGCTACAACTACAGCTTCCCCTTCCTGCCTCCTGCTCTGCAAGCTAAATCCAGTTACAGGCTGCGTCTCTACAAGCATGTGTTCTCTCCTGCTCTGGCGCAGCCCACGCTGGCAGTGGTGGGCTTCATCCACGCTCTCGGGGCGGTCAGCCCTCTGGCTGAGATGCAGGCCCGCTGGGCTACTAGAGTGTTTAAAG GCTTATCAACCCTCCCCTCCGAAGAGACCATGATGAAGGAAATCGAAAAGGATTCAGTAGCGATGCATCAGAA GTTTGTCTGCTCAGAGCGTAACCCCCTCCAGGTGGAATACATCCCCTACCTGGACTCTTTGGCAGAGCAGGTGGGGGCTCGACCAAACGTACTGTGGCTCTTCCTGAAAGACCCCAAACTGGCACTGCAGGTGTTGCTGGGCCCCTTTACTCCTTATCAATACCGTCTGACTGGACCGAACCAGTGGGCCGGAGCCCGTCAGGCCATTCTCACTCAGTGGGAGCGGGTGTTTCAGCCTTTCAGAACCAGAGTAGTACCAGAACCAGAGACCAGACGCTCCTCCGGACGGAGTGTTATAGTGGTTTTATCAGGTGTTGCACTACTGGGCTGCCTCTGCTACAACAAACAatctctctgctctttctttactcctctgGCATACTTCAGATCTCCTCAGTGA
- the fmo5 gene encoding dimethylaniline monooxygenase [N-oxide-forming] 5 codes for MTRRVAVVGGGSSGLTCIKSCLDEGLEPVCFESSDDIGGLWRFKENPEADRASIYHSVIINTSKEMMCFSDFPIPGHFPNYMHNSLIMDYFRMYADHFRLTKYIRFNTKVLQIKQRSDFSHSGQWDVETENKEGKKEKHIFDAVMICIGHHCQPNLPLHDFPGIDTFKGKYFHSRDYKTPEEWRNKKVVVIGIGNSGGDIAVELSRVTKQLYLSTRRGAWILNRVGDNGLPLDLSFNRVLNFLRRILPFGFFCSLGEKVLNQRFDHALYNLKPKHRLFSQHPTMNDELPNRILSGTVLVKPNIRRFQGSSVEFDDGSVVEDVDLVVFATGYRFFFPFLASHVVSVSENKASLYKYVFPPEMERPTLAIIGLIQPLGAIMPISEMQARWATRVFKGCLKLPSVASMLKDVQCKKEEMARRYVTSQRHTIQVDYLSYMDELAEQVGVKPNFLKLMLTDPRVALSVIFGPSTPYQYRLRGPGKWAGARQAILTLWERVAEPMQTRPCDDPKPKRSFMWPVVLSAAAVGVAAYVNRSNLLAYMQDPSALLDKMKGYLPAQ; via the exons ATGACTCGCCGTGTGGCCGTGGTTGGAGGAGGCAGTTCGGGTTTGACCTGTATCAAGTCCTGCCTGGATGAGGGTTTGGAGCCTGTCTGCTTTGAGAGCAGCGATGACATAGGTGGTCTGTGGAGGTTTAAG GAGAATCCAGAGGCAGACAGGGCGAGCATCTACCACTCTGTCATCATCAACACCTCCAAGGAGATGATGTGTTTCAGTGACTTCCCCATCCCTGGACACTTCCCAAACTACATGCACAACTCCCTCATCATGGACTACTTTCGGATGTATGCCGACCACTTCCGGCTCACCAAGTACATACGCTTCAAT ACCAAAGTCTTGCAGATCAAGCAGAGGTCAGATTTTTCTCATTCAGGCCAGTGGGATGttgagacagaaaacaaggagGGCAAAAAGGAGAAACACATTTTCGATGCGGTGATGATCTGTATTGGACATCACTGCCAGCCCAACCTGCCACTGCATGACTTCCCAG gCATTGACACCTTCAAGGGAAAGTACTTCCACAGCAGAGACTATAAGACTCCTGAGGAGTGGAGAAATAAAAAGGTTGTGGTGATCGGAATCGGAAACTCTGGAGGAGACATCGCAGTGGAGCTGAGCAGAGTCACCAAGCAG CTCTACCTGAGCACTCGAAGGGGAGCCTGGATTCTGAACCGAGTTGGGGACAATGGGTTGCCACTAGATCTGTCTTTTAACAGGGTGTTGAACTTTCTCAGGAGAATCCTTccctttggttttttttgtagtttaggAGAGAAAGTGCTCAACCAAAGATTTGATCACGCTCTGTACAATCTGAAGCCAAAGCACAG GTTGTTCAGCCAACATCCCACAATGAATGATGAGCTTCCCAACCGCATCCTGTCTGGAACAGTCCTGGTGAAACCCAACATCCGCAGGTTTCAGGGCTCCAGCGTGGAGTTTGATGATGGAAGTGTTGTGGAAGATGTCGACCTGGTG GTGTTTGCCACAGGTTACAGGTTTTTCTTCCCATTCTTGGCCTCACACGTGGTCTCAGTGTCTGAGAACAAAGCATCGCTGTACAAATATGTGTTTCCTCCTGAGATGGAGCGCCCAACTCTGGCTATCATTGGTCTCATTCAGCCGCTGGGTGCTATTATGCCCATCTCTGAGATGCAGGCCAGATGGGCCACACGTGTCTTTAAAG GGTGCCTCAAGCTTCCCTCAGTGGCTTCCATGCTGAAAGATGTCCAGTGCAAAAAGGAGGAGATGGCTAGAAG GTATGTCACCAGTCAGCGACACACCATCCAGGTTGACTATCTCAGCTACATGGATGAGCTAGCAGAGCAGGTTGGAGTTAAACCCAACTTCCTGAAGCTGATGTTGACTGATCCCAGAGTGGCATTAAGTGTGATATTTGGTCCCAGCACACCATACCAGTATCGTCTCAGAGGGCCAGGAAAATGGGCCGGAGCCCGCCAGGCCATTCTTACCCTGTGGGAGAGAGTGGCTGAGCCCATGCAGACCAGACCCTGTGATGATCCCAAACCCAAGAGATCATTTATGTGGCCTGTGGTtctgtcagctgctgcagttGGCGTGGCTGCCTACGTTAACAGGAGCAACCTCCTGGCTTATATGCAGGATCCCTCTGCACTGTTGGACAAGATGAAAGGGTACCTGCCTGCACAGTGA